Proteins encoded within one genomic window of Oscarella lobularis chromosome 6, ooOscLobu1.1, whole genome shotgun sequence:
- the LOC136188321 gene encoding protein O-mannosyl-transferase TMTC4-like, whose translation MNLGIVKAALGKTDEAENCYRTAIKHRRKYPDAFYNLGNLYIELKRVDEAATAFRNATRLKATHVNAWLNLALLHENGGRLVEAESVLEEARRHLPDHVGFASNLANVLAKQGRFDESEPYYKMAISADPKSASLHGNLAVMYHRAGKLRGAEREYALSLDLDPSNELMKDNLRKLVNQRAKENN comes from the coding sequence aTGAATCTCGGAATCGTCAAGGCGGCGCTCGGCAAGACGGACGAGGCGGAGAACTGCTATCGCACGGCTATCAAACATCGACGAAAGTATCCGGACGCTTTTTATAATCTCGGGAATCTTTACATCGAGTtgaagcgcgtcgacgaggcggCAACGGCGTTTCGAAATGCGACTCGTCTCAAGGCGACGCACGTCAATGCCTGGTTGAATCTCGCGCTGTTGCACGAAAACGGCGGTCGGCTCGTCGAAGCGGAATCGGTTTTGGAAGAGGCGCGACGGCACTTGCCGGATCACGTTGGATTTGCGTCGAATTTGGCGAACGTTTTGGCGAAGCAGGGCCGGTTTGATGAGTCGGAGCCGTACTATAAGATGGCTATTAGCGCTGATCCGAAGTCGGCTTCGCTGCACGGAAATTTGGCCGTCATGTATCATCGTGCGGGGAAATTGCGTGGAGCCGAGCGAGAATACGCTCTGAGTCTTGATCTCGATCCGAGCAATGAACTTATGAAGGATAACCTTCGCAAGCTGGTCAATCAGCGAGCAAAGGAAAACAACTAA